The proteins below come from a single Corynebacterium cystitidis genomic window:
- a CDS encoding ATP-grasp domain-containing protein: MLTTFLITGVGGPAGSSLSTQLQERGHTVVGVDMLEIAGALQGPRADSPDLIPFLRTAIAEHDVDIFIPTVQDELPFVAAAAPLLPCTVVLSDPLAIGLAHDKWFTAQYCSDNGLAVPATVTGSNEFSEFPHVVKPRVARGGRGVVVIDTPEDDSSERNDALIRQSFASGDEYCPQLFIGRDGDVLCVNLRKTKLRDGRVGNADGVERADHAGVETLAKQVAQLFNLRGPVDMDIRLTNEGTPVLLEINARFGANSAHAPEILDALLAEVG, from the coding sequence GTGTTGACTACCTTCCTCATTACCGGAGTCGGCGGACCAGCCGGCTCGTCGTTAAGCACTCAACTTCAAGAACGTGGACACACCGTCGTGGGCGTGGACATGCTTGAGATTGCTGGGGCCCTCCAAGGCCCTCGCGCAGACTCCCCTGACCTAATCCCATTTCTCCGCACCGCAATCGCCGAACATGACGTGGATATCTTCATCCCCACGGTGCAAGACGAACTTCCCTTCGTCGCTGCTGCCGCCCCGTTGCTGCCGTGCACCGTAGTGCTATCAGATCCACTCGCCATCGGTCTCGCACACGACAAATGGTTTACCGCCCAGTATTGCTCCGACAACGGACTTGCAGTTCCGGCAACCGTGACCGGCAGCAACGAGTTCAGCGAGTTCCCTCACGTGGTTAAACCTCGTGTAGCACGCGGTGGACGCGGCGTTGTCGTCATTGATACGCCGGAGGATGATTCGAGCGAGCGTAACGACGCGCTGATCCGGCAGTCTTTCGCCTCGGGCGACGAGTACTGTCCACAGTTGTTCATCGGCCGCGACGGCGATGTGCTCTGCGTCAACTTGCGTAAGACGAAGCTCCGCGACGGCCGTGTGGGCAACGCGGACGGGGTTGAACGTGCAGACCACGCAGGAGTCGAAACGCTAGCGAAGCAGGTTGCACAGCTTTTCAACCTGCGTGGCCCTGTCGATATGGATATTCGTCTGACCAACGAGGGCACCCCCGTGCTATTGGAAATCAATGCACGCTTCGGCGCTAATTCGGCTCACGCCCCAGAAATTCTGGATGCGCTGCTGGCGGAGGTGGGCTAG
- a CDS encoding glycosyltransferase, translated as MMAFYIFTMGLLLFRLLFVPFGLVHEFLARRRQTRGNLGVLPTAPTVSVVVPAHNEETVLEACVMSILGSGYENMEIVIVDDGSTDRTREIGEALAAQRDKVRYIYQDNAGKGAALNHGYRESTGEFLMFIDADSVFTPQTVPEMLKAFHSANIGAVCGDDRPSNLDRVLTRFLALITHVGTGLVRRAFDVLRVVPVISGNCGTFRRSCLDEVALADPGRPLREDTIGEDLELTWKIHRTDWRIAFAPHALVYAESPSTVKALFKQRVRWARGLLQSLRYHWKCMFTLKYGSFGPYLWFAVATMIVLPITQIVLMGWAIWDLQNVTWATSAREFWAGTWGVLLASGLVLSVILLVIAMAMSNSLKDLRHAWALPIWPFYSILMSFTMVRALHLEIAHAEQVWNKPERTGVISRSDTTQLESPPAINGSTTIAV; from the coding sequence ATGATGGCCTTCTACATCTTCACGATGGGCTTGCTACTATTCCGGCTACTGTTCGTGCCTTTCGGTTTGGTTCATGAGTTCTTGGCGCGTCGCCGTCAGACACGTGGCAATCTCGGTGTGCTTCCTACCGCCCCTACCGTCTCGGTGGTTGTGCCCGCCCACAACGAAGAAACGGTCCTGGAAGCATGCGTCATGTCGATCTTGGGTTCAGGCTACGAGAACATGGAGATTGTGATCGTCGACGACGGTTCGACAGACCGCACCCGTGAAATTGGTGAAGCACTGGCTGCTCAGCGTGACAAGGTCCGCTACATCTACCAGGACAACGCCGGCAAAGGTGCGGCACTCAATCATGGGTACCGCGAATCCACAGGCGAATTCCTCATGTTCATCGACGCAGACAGCGTTTTTACCCCACAGACTGTTCCGGAAATGCTGAAGGCTTTCCATAGCGCAAATATTGGCGCTGTGTGTGGCGATGACCGCCCGTCTAACCTCGACCGCGTGCTCACTCGCTTCTTGGCGCTGATTACTCACGTGGGTACCGGTTTGGTGCGTCGCGCATTCGACGTCTTGCGCGTGGTGCCCGTCATCTCCGGCAATTGCGGCACTTTCCGACGCTCCTGCCTTGACGAAGTAGCTCTCGCTGACCCAGGCCGTCCCCTGCGCGAAGATACGATTGGTGAGGATCTCGAGTTGACGTGGAAGATTCATCGCACTGACTGGCGCATCGCATTCGCACCCCACGCTTTGGTGTATGCTGAATCCCCATCGACGGTGAAAGCACTGTTCAAGCAGCGTGTGCGCTGGGCGCGTGGTTTGCTGCAGAGCCTGCGATACCACTGGAAGTGTATGTTTACTCTCAAGTACGGTTCTTTCGGGCCCTACCTGTGGTTTGCAGTGGCCACTATGATCGTGCTGCCCATCACGCAGATCGTGCTCATGGGCTGGGCTATTTGGGACCTTCAAAACGTGACTTGGGCGACGTCGGCACGCGAATTCTGGGCCGGCACTTGGGGCGTACTCTTGGCCTCCGGCTTGGTTCTCTCCGTGATCCTGCTGGTCATCGCTATGGCAATGTCGAACTCCTTGAAAGATCTGCGTCACGCTTGGGCGCTGCCCATCTGGCCTTTTTACTCGATACTGATGTCGTTTACGATGGTACGGGCTCTCCACCTCGAGATCGCTCATGCAGAGCAGGTGTGGAACAAACCGGAACGTACTGGTGTGATCTCGCGCTCTGATACTACCCAGCTGGAATCTCCCCCGGCTATCAACGGCTCCACCACCATCGCAGTCTAA
- a CDS encoding glycoside hydrolase family 25 protein, with product MRLSLKMNSVIAAIAMACALLAVPFSPHANAFTNPLAPSGVDVAGHQHPGGNAIEWSSVAADGQRYAFIKATEGYGFTNEFYAQDVEAANNAGLLTGAYHYARPATDPHIQAAHFATVMAQAPATSLPPVLDIEVSEGLSPVQLQDWTRTFLKELKALTGKTPMIYTYRYFWHDAMANTSEFSEYPLWLAAYQNHAPAPVGGWSTISFWQRSDNGRVAGIDTPVDMNLFNGSEGQLGAFAAGNLASPGGVLEFLQAPESSSLAVLGQDNTALVAAILAVGLGVAAAPALQEAAQSIGFDAEDASNIAGTVAHQVETGQLPVEDLENMVVGDYTVGDLLILLDNANKAAR from the coding sequence ATGCGCCTTTCTCTGAAGATGAATTCTGTCATCGCCGCAATCGCGATGGCCTGTGCTTTGCTCGCTGTCCCTTTTTCACCACACGCTAACGCATTTACCAACCCGCTTGCACCATCCGGTGTTGACGTCGCAGGCCACCAACACCCCGGTGGCAACGCGATTGAATGGAGTTCCGTAGCAGCAGACGGCCAGCGTTACGCATTCATAAAAGCTACAGAAGGTTACGGCTTCACCAACGAGTTCTACGCTCAAGATGTAGAAGCGGCGAACAACGCCGGCCTGCTGACCGGCGCGTACCACTATGCGCGCCCAGCAACCGACCCGCACATTCAGGCAGCGCACTTCGCCACAGTGATGGCACAGGCTCCTGCAACCAGCCTGCCCCCAGTCCTGGATATCGAGGTTTCAGAAGGCTTAAGCCCAGTCCAGCTGCAAGACTGGACCCGCACCTTCCTGAAAGAGCTGAAGGCACTGACCGGCAAGACGCCAATGATTTACACCTACCGTTATTTCTGGCATGATGCCATGGCCAACACCTCTGAATTCTCGGAGTACCCACTGTGGCTCGCCGCTTACCAGAACCACGCGCCCGCACCCGTAGGAGGCTGGAGCACAATCTCGTTCTGGCAGCGCTCGGATAATGGTCGCGTTGCCGGTATCGATACGCCAGTAGATATGAATCTTTTCAACGGCAGTGAAGGCCAGCTCGGCGCGTTTGCCGCCGGTAACCTCGCTTCGCCTGGCGGTGTCTTGGAATTTCTGCAAGCACCTGAATCTTCGTCTCTGGCTGTTCTTGGCCAAGATAACACTGCACTAGTCGCTGCGATCCTTGCAGTCGGCCTGGGCGTAGCAGCAGCACCTGCGTTGCAGGAGGCCGCACAGTCCATTGGCTTCGATGCGGAAGATGCATCCAATATTGCAGGCACTGTGGCACACCAGGTTGAAACGGGTCAGCTACCAGTCGAAGACTTGGAAAACATGGTGGTCGGAGATTACACGGTGGGAGACCTGTTGATCCTTTTGGATAACGCCAATAAAGCAGCGCGTTAG
- a CDS encoding cysteine desulfurase family protein → MSIYLDHAATTPMRQCAIDAWVEHSGALNPGGQYADGRHANKVLAEAREEIALVLGADPVEVVFTGSGTEANNIAIRGLYQASVLDRVVAAPIEHPAVLETVKALEGATVEWLPVERSGHIAELSALDQPAAVATCMWANNETGAIQPVGEVVARAAAAGTPVHIDAVQVAGKLPIDFHALGATTLAISAHKFGGPRGTGILLARRSPVPAATVFGGGQERGLRPGTVDVASAAATAAALRASVDEMDAEIARVRQLRDELIAGVRSRVDDVIVTTSKPALPTHAHVMFAGADGDSLIMLLDTLGIAASTGSACASGVNRMSHVLEAMGVDQRTGMGALRFTLGRTTTRDDVRFVVDNIADVVDKARAAGSL, encoded by the coding sequence GTGAGTATTTACCTCGACCATGCGGCAACCACACCCATGCGTCAGTGCGCAATTGACGCATGGGTGGAGCATTCCGGCGCGCTGAACCCTGGGGGACAATATGCTGACGGGCGTCACGCCAATAAAGTGTTGGCGGAAGCCCGTGAGGAAATTGCGCTTGTGCTGGGGGCAGACCCGGTCGAGGTGGTGTTCACCGGTTCGGGCACTGAGGCCAACAACATCGCAATCCGCGGGCTATATCAAGCCTCAGTGCTTGACAGGGTTGTTGCGGCACCAATCGAGCACCCGGCTGTGTTAGAAACAGTGAAGGCTCTTGAGGGTGCCACGGTGGAGTGGCTACCCGTCGAAAGGTCCGGCCATATTGCTGAGCTGTCGGCTCTTGATCAGCCGGCCGCCGTGGCCACGTGTATGTGGGCCAATAATGAGACCGGCGCTATTCAACCGGTGGGTGAGGTTGTGGCGCGCGCAGCAGCCGCTGGCACGCCCGTGCATATCGATGCGGTCCAGGTCGCCGGCAAGCTACCCATCGATTTTCATGCGCTCGGAGCGACGACCCTAGCTATCAGTGCCCACAAATTTGGTGGGCCGCGCGGTACGGGGATCTTACTTGCTCGTCGCTCACCTGTGCCTGCTGCAACCGTATTCGGCGGGGGACAGGAGCGAGGTCTCCGGCCCGGAACTGTTGACGTTGCTTCTGCCGCAGCGACAGCGGCTGCTTTGCGTGCGTCGGTTGATGAGATGGACGCAGAGATAGCACGGGTGCGGCAGCTGCGCGACGAGCTGATTGCCGGAGTGCGCTCGCGGGTCGACGACGTGATCGTGACCACCAGTAAGCCGGCGCTTCCGACGCATGCCCATGTCATGTTTGCTGGTGCTGATGGGGACTCGCTGATTATGCTGCTCGACACGTTGGGAATAGCGGCCTCAACAGGGTCTGCATGTGCCAGCGGAGTGAACCGAATGAGCCATGTGCTTGAGGCGATGGGGGTAGACCAGCGTACCGGGATGGGGGCTTTAAGGTTCACCTTGGGCAGGACTACTACTCGCGACGACGTGCGGTTTGTGGTGGATAACATTGCTGATGTTGTTGATAAAGCACGAGCTGCAGGAAGTTTATAA
- a CDS encoding electron transfer flavoprotein subunit alpha/FixB family protein, translated as MSHVYVLVEHTSGQLDPVTNELITAARPLGVVSAVVVGATGQAEALAPALAEAGAVQVIDATAEDYAQRLILPEVDALHALGAANPAPFVIAATATGNEIAGRLAARLASGVLLDVVGIETGGAARHEIFGGSVVTTAVAGGSCPVYTVRPGALKPVAEPGAGQVAAMALPAATAKDVVVTSFTPAEQGDRPHLNQASVVVAGGRGVSETGFEEYVEPLADALGGAVGATRDVVDEGWAPASAQIGQTGVTISPDLYIGLGLSGAIQHTSGMQTSGTIVAVNQDSDEAIFQIADIGVVGDVEEIVPALIDEINKRK; from the coding sequence ATGTCACACGTTTATGTCCTGGTCGAGCACACATCCGGCCAGCTAGACCCTGTCACCAACGAACTTATTACTGCAGCACGCCCACTTGGTGTTGTCTCTGCCGTGGTTGTCGGCGCTACCGGGCAGGCGGAAGCACTGGCACCTGCGTTAGCGGAGGCCGGTGCAGTCCAGGTGATCGATGCCACAGCCGAAGATTATGCACAGCGTTTAATCCTGCCCGAGGTAGATGCGCTTCACGCTTTAGGGGCTGCCAATCCAGCGCCGTTCGTAATCGCTGCGACAGCGACGGGCAACGAGATCGCTGGACGCCTGGCGGCGCGCCTGGCCTCTGGCGTGCTGCTCGATGTTGTCGGGATCGAAACCGGAGGCGCGGCACGCCACGAGATCTTCGGCGGTTCCGTGGTGACCACCGCGGTTGCCGGTGGCTCATGCCCTGTGTACACCGTCCGCCCAGGTGCTTTAAAACCGGTAGCTGAGCCAGGTGCAGGCCAGGTTGCTGCAATGGCCCTTCCCGCTGCGACGGCCAAGGATGTCGTCGTTACGTCCTTCACCCCTGCGGAGCAGGGCGACCGCCCACACCTGAACCAGGCATCCGTTGTGGTCGCTGGGGGCCGCGGCGTGTCTGAGACAGGCTTCGAGGAGTACGTCGAACCTCTGGCTGACGCGCTGGGTGGCGCCGTGGGGGCTACTCGCGACGTCGTCGATGAGGGGTGGGCACCTGCGAGCGCGCAGATCGGCCAGACGGGTGTGACCATTTCGCCGGATCTCTACATCGGCCTGGGCCTGTCGGGGGCGATCCAGCACACCTCCGGCATGCAGACGTCCGGCACCATTGTCGCCGTGAATCAGGATTCCGATGAAGCGATCTTCCAGATTGCGGATATTGGCGTGGTCGGTGATGTCGAAGAGATCGTTCCGGCGCTTATCGACGAGATCAACAAACGCAAGTGA
- a CDS encoding electron transfer flavoprotein subunit beta/FixA family protein yields MTTIVVLVKNVPDTWSEKVLEPDHTLDRTNIDSIIDEINEYAVETALQIKEAGEHRVVALSMGPEGSDEALRKALAMGADDAVLLSDEALAGSDAVATAWALTNAINTIDDVALIVTGNQSSDGQGGVMAGLLAEYRQIPALTEVGEVSLAGGTVTATRYDDKGTWELEAATPAIIAVSDKAASPRFPNFKGLAAAKKADVTQLNLAAIGVDAGQVGLNNSATVVQTVTEVPTRTAGEIIDSGSPEEIAAQVVDKLAAKNLI; encoded by the coding sequence ATGACCACCATCGTGGTGCTGGTGAAAAACGTTCCGGATACCTGGTCTGAAAAAGTCCTGGAACCGGACCATACACTCGATCGCACGAACATCGATTCCATCATCGATGAGATTAATGAATACGCCGTCGAAACTGCCTTGCAAATTAAAGAAGCAGGCGAGCATCGCGTCGTCGCGCTGTCCATGGGCCCGGAAGGTAGCGACGAGGCCCTGCGCAAGGCTCTAGCGATGGGAGCGGATGATGCCGTTTTGCTTTCCGACGAAGCACTGGCTGGTTCCGATGCCGTTGCCACGGCGTGGGCGTTGACCAACGCGATCAACACCATTGACGATGTTGCCCTCATTGTCACCGGGAACCAGTCATCAGACGGCCAGGGCGGCGTGATGGCAGGCCTATTGGCCGAGTACCGCCAGATCCCCGCTCTGACTGAGGTTGGCGAGGTGTCGCTTGCAGGTGGCACAGTAACTGCCACGCGTTACGACGATAAGGGCACCTGGGAGCTTGAGGCAGCGACACCTGCCATTATTGCGGTCTCGGACAAGGCTGCCAGCCCACGGTTTCCCAACTTTAAGGGCCTGGCTGCCGCCAAAAAGGCCGACGTTACCCAGTTGAATCTCGCTGCGATTGGTGTGGATGCAGGCCAGGTTGGTTTGAATAACTCTGCAACCGTGGTCCAGACGGTCACCGAGGTGCCCACTCGTACCGCAGGCGAGATTATTGACTCTGGCTCGCCGGAAGAAATTGCAGCCCAGGTAGTGGACAAGCTCGCTGCGAAGAACCTCATCTAG
- a CDS encoding THUMP-like domain-containing protein: MAFTDKDIDYLTAHSTLIDEVTAELALTKKSMLADHTILRTHFGTYARAVTELVVARRSAVDKFPACWLTDSDAAQQATPAAVAEHRAAHLQAAGVRFVHDVTCSIGTEAPSIRGRDMDWLGSDLDAQRLRMARHNLGEDAWLVRADALGRTSHADVIVADPARRAAGRRITDPAQLIPPLPELLATYAESELAIKCAPGIDYSGWEGLVNVVSVDGAVKETCLYTPGLTTGARREATMLGARHEVVTDLDSAEVDVRGPGQYIIEPDGAVIRAGLVRGWAARHGLWMLDSHIAFLSGEDIPAGWSGFPFIEEVSLKKLRSALHAHGAGSLEILVRGVDINPDQLRKKMKLKGKRAMAVVVARIGDTATAYLCGARQWAGSVRPQLSG, encoded by the coding sequence GTGGCCTTCACTGACAAAGACATTGACTACCTCACAGCGCACAGCACGCTTATCGACGAGGTGACTGCCGAGCTCGCGTTAACCAAGAAATCGATGCTGGCCGACCACACAATACTGCGCACTCACTTTGGCACCTATGCACGGGCCGTCACTGAACTCGTGGTCGCCCGTCGTAGCGCCGTCGATAAGTTCCCCGCCTGTTGGCTCACCGACTCAGACGCAGCCCAACAAGCCACCCCAGCGGCGGTGGCCGAGCACCGCGCCGCACATCTCCAGGCGGCCGGGGTGCGCTTCGTGCATGACGTCACGTGTTCCATCGGCACCGAAGCGCCAAGTATTCGCGGCCGTGACATGGACTGGTTGGGCAGCGATCTCGATGCCCAACGCCTTCGCATGGCGCGCCACAACCTCGGCGAGGACGCGTGGCTGGTGCGTGCCGACGCCTTAGGGCGCACCAGCCACGCTGACGTCATAGTCGCAGACCCCGCTCGGCGCGCAGCAGGTCGGCGCATCACCGACCCCGCACAGCTCATTCCACCGCTGCCGGAGCTGCTGGCCACCTACGCCGAAAGCGAGCTTGCCATAAAATGCGCGCCGGGGATCGACTACTCGGGATGGGAAGGCCTCGTTAACGTAGTCAGCGTTGACGGTGCGGTAAAAGAGACGTGCCTCTACACGCCGGGACTCACCACGGGCGCTCGTCGTGAAGCAACCATGTTAGGTGCGCGCCACGAAGTCGTTACTGACCTCGACTCCGCCGAAGTCGACGTGCGCGGGCCTGGTCAATACATCATCGAACCCGATGGCGCCGTGATTCGCGCCGGGCTCGTCCGAGGCTGGGCGGCGCGCCACGGGCTGTGGATGCTAGATAGCCACATCGCTTTTCTGAGCGGCGAGGATATTCCTGCGGGCTGGAGTGGATTTCCATTCATCGAAGAGGTGTCGTTGAAGAAACTTCGCTCGGCGTTGCACGCGCACGGGGCGGGTAGTTTGGAAATTTTGGTGCGCGGGGTGGACATTAACCCCGATCAGCTGCGGAAAAAGATGAAACTTAAAGGAAAGCGGGCGATGGCGGTAGTCGTTGCGCGAATTGGGGATACCGCCACTGCCTACCTTTGCGGCGCCCGCCAGTGGGCGGGCAGTGTTCGGCCTCAACTTTCGGGCTAG